The DNA region ACTATGCCACCGACGAGGGCAACGGGGTGCTGCTCGACGAGACCGTCATCGGTGGCATGCTGACGAGCGTGTTCCAGGTGCAGAGCCGGGTGCTCGAGAGCCGCTACACGCTGCGCGGCGACACGCTCGTGCATGAACTGACATGGTGGGACATCACGCCCACCCGGACGGTGAAGGGATCCGGCGCCAACGCGGAGGGTGGCGCCGAGATCCGTTCCTTCCGTGTGCAGGGGCTGCAGCGGTCGGTGATGGTCCGTGCGCCCTGATCCTGGCAGAGGGCGCAGCCGTGAGCACCACGGCGCGCCCTCCGCCAATCATGTCGCGCCTACGCCTGCGTGCGACGACGGCGGGTCAGCGCCCCCAGCGCCGCGAGGCCCGTGAGCATCAGTGCGTAGGTGGACGGCTCCGGCACCACCGAGGGGTCGCCCGGATCCACGGTCTTCACGGTGAACGCACTGTAGGTGACGTCGGCCTGCGAGAAGTTGTAGAACGCCATGCTGCCATCGGAGAAGCTGCCGCCGATGTTGATCTGGAGCTGGTCGTTCACGAACACCTGGAGCAGGTTCGGCAGGAAGACGAAGCGGAACTCGTAGGTCGTGCCGATCGTCCAGCCGATGTTTCCCAGCGAGGTGCCGCGCGCCAGCTCCTCGAGCCCGCCGCCGGTGTGCGAAGCGAAGTTCGTGTGCCCCCAGAACTCGTCCGCCGTGGGGATGCCGGTCACGCGCGAGACGGCCAGGCCTCGGTTCGCGGTCGTGCCGGGTGTGGTGGATGGCGCGCCGAAATTGAAGTCCTGGGTGGCTGCCTTCCAGTCCACCAGCAGGTAGTCCGCGAGGGTGTTGGTGTTGTCGCCCATGCGGTAGCCGAGGGCGAAGCCGAAGAAGTCATCGTCCCCGGCGCTGTTCACGCGCACCGAGCCGCGGACCTCGGTGCCCTGCGCCATGAAGTCGCTGGCGAAGAGTGTGGGCTGCCCGTTCTGGGACTGGGTCACGGAGCTGCCGCCGCCGCCGACGGTCCAGATCCCGGCGTCGAATCCGGACACGGCTTCGTACGATTGCGCAGACCAGGGAGTGAGATCCACCGGGGTCTGCGCCTGCACTGCGGTGACGGCGAGCGGGACGGCGAGGAACAGCGCCAGCGCGGACTTTCGAGACGAGCTCTGCATGTTGCATTCTCCGGCGTGTGCAGCGTTCGCCGATCCGATCCGGACGAGTGGCTGAAGGCGCGCTGGACAGCGTTTGGCGGGCCGGGCCGTAGGTGCTGGGGAGGGTGCCTGT from Gemmatimonadaceae bacterium includes:
- a CDS encoding PEP-CTERM sorting domain-containing protein (PEP-CTERM proteins occur, often in large numbers, in the proteomes of bacteria that also encode an exosortase, a predicted intramembrane cysteine proteinase. The presence of a PEP-CTERM domain at a protein's C-terminus predicts cleavage within the sorting domain, followed by covalent anchoring to some some component of the (usually Gram-negative) cell surface. Many PEP-CTERM proteins exhibit an unusual sequence composition that includes large numbers of potential glycosylation sites. Expression of one such protein has been shown restore the ability of a bacterium to form floc, a type of biofilm.); amino-acid sequence: MQSSSRKSALALFLAVPLAVTAVQAQTPVDLTPWSAQSYEAVSGFDAGIWTVGGGGSSVTQSQNGQPTLFASDFMAQGTEVRGSVRVNSAGDDDFFGFALGYRMGDNTNTLADYLLVDWKAATQDFNFGAPSTTPGTTANRGLAVSRVTGIPTADEFWGHTNFASHTGGGLEELARGTSLGNIGWTIGTTYEFRFVFLPNLLQVFVNDQLQINIGGSFSDGSMAFYNFSQADVTYSAFTVKTVDPGDPSVVPEPSTYALMLTGLAALGALTRRRRTQA